In Paracholeplasma morum, the following are encoded in one genomic region:
- a CDS encoding IS1 family transposase, whose amino-acid sequence MSNLTYCPTCGHPSIKHGRTKTGVQRYFCHPCKKTFISDQT is encoded by the coding sequence ATGTCAAATTTAACTTATTGCCCAACCTGTGGGCATCCATCCATCAAACATGGGAGAACTAAAACAGGTGTTCAGAGGTATTTTTGTCATCCATGTAAGAAGACATTTATAAGTGATCAGACAC